A segment of the Longimicrobium sp. genome:
CGGGGGCGGGCGCTGGCCGCGGCCGGGCTGGTGATCGGCGCGCTGATGCTGTACCTGCCGTGGAGCTGGCGCAACGAGGCGATGAAGTACCCGGGCATCCACGACATCACCACCGACGTCGCCAACCCGCCCGCGTTCGTCGCCATCGCCCCGCTGCGGAAGGACGCGCCCAATCCCCCGGAGTACGCGGGCGACTCCATCGCGCGGCAGCAGCTCGAGGCCTATCCCGACGTCGAGCCGCTGATGCTGGCCATGCCCGTGGACTCGGCGTTCACGCTGGCCTTGGAGACGGTTCGCGACATGGGATGGGAGATGGTGGACCAGAACCGCCGCGACGGACGCATCGAGGCCACGGCCACCACGCCGTTCATGGGCTTCAAGGACGACGTGGTGGTGCGTGTCAGCTCGGCGTCCGGCATCTCGCGGGTGGACGTGCGCAGCAAGTCGCGGGTGGGCCGCGGCGACGTCGGCGCCAACGCCAAGCGCATCCGGGCGTACCTGGACAAGCTCCGCCAGTCGGACCCGGCGCCGGTGCGCGCGGAGTAGGGCCGCGCCTCCCGACGATCCGCACTGCCCTCTTCCGCGCCGCCGCGGAAGAGGGTTCGCGTTCTCGGCATCCCCGAACCCGTTCAAGATCGTGAAACTGGAGCCCGTGGTGCTGCAGGGCCGGCACGTCCGCCTGGTCCCCATGACGCTGGATCACGTCCCCGCGCTGTGGGAAGCGGGGAGCGACCCCGAACTGTGGCGGCTCACGACGTCGCAGGTGCATGGTGAAGACGACGTGCGCCGCTA
Coding sequences within it:
- a CDS encoding DUF1499 domain-containing protein; amino-acid sequence: MVDLDDASRRRVHPIALAGLMLALLAVLLLFLSGPGTRLGFWHFRTAFKMMGWAAYAGGAAALVSLAGLALARGRGRALAAAGLVIGALMLYLPWSWRNEAMKYPGIHDITTDVANPPAFVAIAPLRKDAPNPPEYAGDSIARQQLEAYPDVEPLMLAMPVDSAFTLALETVRDMGWEMVDQNRRDGRIEATATTPFMGFKDDVVVRVSSASGISRVDVRSKSRVGRGDVGANAKRIRAYLDKLRQSDPAPVRAE